TTGAATGTGGAAAGTGTTTTATCGGCGAGCGAACCATTATATCAAGACGATTTGTTAATGATGGTGGCgatgggaaattttttatcatgagTGAGATCGACTGGTGTACAATGAATCTTGAGGCAAGTTAATTTTAATTAGACTgaactcttcttttcttcattctttctcgcaagtttgataaataaattaaatgtttCAGGATATTATGGATTGTAATATGATTCTTGTACCACCTTTTGCTGTATGGccagtatatttttcactaaaaaCTGGTGAATATGTAGATATTCGTACATATTTTTGTCCTGAGTCGTACGGCATGCAAGTAATTATTAAAGAATATCATCTGTATCGTAATATAGAATTTCGCAATAAGTTGTCTGAATTAAATATCCAGTTTGTTTTGCTGGAAGCTTCTTAAACTTCTGTGATTTGTATGTAATAATTGTACTTCATAATTTTTGTAGGTCGATAAGTTATATATACTTTGTGACAATCATGCTGTTCATCCGATAGAACTTATGGGAGATGGAGTCTGGTACGACCCAAACTTTATTCGCTTTGGGAACGTATGTTAATGCACTATTAAGATGtcaaatcgaatttttaaataatcttgAAGGGGCAACAACGATTCTAATTACAGAAATACTTTCAGAATATGGAAATATGTTGCTCCCCTCAAGACAACGATATAACTTTGGTTGATTACCGTCTAAATATGGCTAGCACAGTTCCAGGCGATGTtctaaaaaaacatattttcctTACAAATAATAGGTGAGTTGCAATAAAAGAGAATCAATTAtgcaatatataatatgataagtaaaaaatcatGAGCTGTCAGCaaaaggatttaaaaaaaaagtaacaatgcAATTTCTAATCCTAAACTTCTCTGATTTTGGAATATTCTTAAGCGACATGGAAATGTCCTATCGATGGGAAAAGCATTCGACAATATGTTCTACGTCGGATTCAAAAAACAGCTGGTCACATTTACCAATGGAAAACCTGACCATTCAGCCAATTATGGGTTCTCTGAATGCAAATTcgataacatttttcaaagttgttgTACAGATGAATGATATGGAGCCTGGTGAATATTGTACTACTCTACGGTAAGAATGCACAAAGACTCAACAAAAATGATCGATTCTTCACACTTTTTTAATAATCCAATATTGGAttagcttttttcaatgtcaatGGAGGTAATCctaaaaatctattttataaAACAGTCGTATTACTGTGTTTCAGACTATACATCGAGGATATACCTTTGGCGGCCATACCAAAGAATTGTGATTTCAGGATTACGGAATCTCGTGAAAAGCGGAGGAACTGTTCTATTGTAAGTTGCCAATAATGTTGAAAGGAAAACTACTAACACATGATTAAACATTCAAGACTGTGGACATTTTAGTCACTGATGTTGAGGTCTGGGTAAGCTGTATCCTTCCAGAAGATGGTGTAGATGCTAATATTGTGCAAAAAATGGATAGTAAAACAAGGTGACTAAAATACTGAACGTTTCTGTGTTAAAAACAATGTTTTTCCCTTGACTATTCGCAATGATAAAATTACGTAGctataaaagttttttgatcgccaaaattcataattcagATTCTCAGACGAAGCTGCAGAGGAAAATACGAATGTAGATTACCATTCACCCTTAGATTCAGTGTCTGCGATAAAACACGCTTTTGATGAGTTTGGCACAGCGGCTGATCATGCATCAATTTGTGGGGTGAATGATGTCAAGTGCATTGAAGATTACAGAGAGGTAAAagatgtaaaatattatatggTAGTATGCTTAAACTTCGCTTCTTGATCATTACTTCCACGTGCACactcgttttttttcgttaattttgaagaaattcatcatctataatttgaaatttagtcTGGCCATCTTTGGAATGCATCTCTTAGCATGGCGCAGAATCATGAAATAGATACGGCTGCACCATCCATTCCTAGGCTTGATTTTCCCTACCAAATGGTGAATACAGCAATTCTAAGGCCTGAAAGGTatagtgttaatttttttgtcctgTAACAGGTGGTAggacattttttttgaattcaacAAATGATTGTGCAACACATTATAGTGATCTGAAATTTTACTAGCGACTAAAAACTTTTAGTGTATGTCCCACATTTCATAAGAATGATCACTTTGGTTAATCTAACAATAATTAAACTTGTCACAGATCATTATATGTTGGTATAAAGGAAACATACTTATTAACGCTACGAAATTTGACCTGTAAGCCTGTGTCTTATGCCTGGGGACTACCGCCAGAGAAAGATGGGTGTAGAATGAAAGTATATTTCAATCCCAAGGAGGGTTTGATTCCTCCAACTGATGTAGCTACGATCGAAGTGATCTGTTTGCCGACAAACACTGTGAGATATGTTCTGTACATTTATCATACAATATTCCTTTTATTGATTCACTATTTGTACTCTTTTATCAGGGGATAATTGAGGGTTTGTATATCCCATGTTTTGTCGGGGGTAGCCAAGATCCCATTATGCTGGGAATTCAATGTACTATTGATGCCTTGAATGttacctttctttttttaccaccGCCGAACGCCATGCCATCTCCATGTGTTGATTCAATACGTGTTGAGTGGCACAAGTCTGGTCATTCATCTGCACTTAATCTAAACGTAAGTTTCACACTTTTCGAATCTATTACAGATCTCATATTAGTTGAATTTCACAGTGGAACAGGTATACAGTAAATGGGAGAAATATAGTTACTTATCGATCAATATTGCAGTTTATAAATGCAAAATTGTACAGATGTTGCCATTGAGTATGCTTACGCATGTTACGGCACGATTAATACACAATTAAAATCATGGATTTGTCTAGATTAGAACTTGAAGATGACTCGACATTCCAAACTTGAAGAGGAACAGGAATTGAAGAACATAAATTTGGATGCTGGACAGGTAATCGCAACTACTGCGGTCGGTCCAGAGGATGTGAATATCGACAATACATCACTAGTCTCATCCATTAAAAATCAATCTTCACCGAAACAAAAACTTTATGTAAGATTCAtgattagaatttttcaatagtttAGAATTATTGGCCAAGAAGTATTTGATGACTTCATAAACATTTATAAAACCAAAATGATGTATTTCAGAAAAATGAGGTTGCTGAAGAACAAAACAAATTTGTCAAGGAAACGAAACTTGAAAGTAGCGTCACATTAGATACTGAATCCGATAATGAAGATCTATATGAACCACGGAGCTGGGAAAGCTTGTTGAAAGGCATCGTTTGGACAGTCGACAGGCctgatgaatttatttctctACCTAAACCACAACCCGTAGTCCCTTTTTATAAAACAGTTGTTCCTCCCGTTATGCAACCTTTGGCAATTGAATTTACTAACTTGCCTTTACGAACAGGTAAAATAtcagtgtataatttttcgattatgTCCTAGTTTTCGAAAATCTCAATACAAAATCAATAGAGTGTGAAAGATCATATCATTTATTTGTGTTGTGAAATGCTCGAACGCTGCTTTTTAACCATTCTTATAATACGTAATTCTTTAGTGGAGAAAAGAACATTTGTAATTCGGAATGAAACTCCAGCTGAATCAACATTTTCTATATCTTCAAAACAATTTGGCCCTATTAAGTATACGAAAGAATTGGAACCAGAGGATGTAATTAATTCTACATATGCCACTGTGATGGGGCATAAAACAAGTAATGTGTAATATGTCAGACGATTGGAATGGGAgcgtcataaattttttttttctatatcatcATTGAAATTGATAGATTATACCTGACTTTCATTGTAGTATTTAATCTTTTGAACAAACAGTGAA
This is a stretch of genomic DNA from Diprion similis isolate iyDipSimi1 chromosome 9, iyDipSimi1.1, whole genome shotgun sequence. It encodes these proteins:
- the LOC124410380 gene encoding uncharacterized protein LOC124410380; this encodes MGDGVWYDPNFIRFGNNMEICCSPQDNDITLVDYRLNMASTVPGDVLKKHIFLTNNSDMEMSYRWEKHSTICSTSDSKNSWSHLPMENLTIQPIMGSLNANSITFFKVVVQMNDMEPGEYCTTLR